One Microbacterium sp. zg-B96 genomic region harbors:
- a CDS encoding PTS sugar transporter: protein MRILVVCGAGASSTFVAQRVRHAAHDRGLPYAAFAGTEQSLPIDLDGADIVLVGPHLTHALDRIRYEAQLRGTAVVLLPADIFSDRDGTRTLDFVQTALKEREAS, encoded by the coding sequence ATGAGGATCCTCGTCGTGTGCGGAGCTGGTGCATCCAGCACGTTCGTCGCGCAACGCGTGCGCCATGCAGCACACGACCGGGGCCTTCCATACGCCGCCTTCGCCGGCACCGAACAGTCGCTTCCCATCGACCTGGACGGTGCCGACATCGTGCTGGTCGGCCCGCACCTGACTCATGCGCTGGATCGCATCCGGTATGAGGCCCAGTTGCGGGGAACTGCGGTGGTGCTCCTTCCCGCCGACATCTTCAGCGACCGCGACGGCACGCGGACTCTCGACTTCGTCCAGACCGCTCTGAAGGAAAGGGAAGCCTCATGA
- a CDS encoding SDR family oxidoreductase, which yields MSGADAGGARVLVTGGGGFLGTHVARALVAKPDVALVVAGDVRSPVEPVPGVVYESLDVTLPDGVAPILERHGIDVVVHLAAIVSPGRDHAMEYRVDVGGTRHVLEACLAARVRRIVVSSSGAAYGYHADNPEWLRESDPVRGSDEFAYSLHKRLVEEMLASYRAEHPELQQVVFRIGTILGPTVSNQITALWDGRRVLAVRGSESPFVFVWVDDIAAAMARAATDGPAGIYNVAGDGRLTVHEIAARLGKPVLTIPAWALALALRVGRALRLTVHGPEQVGFLQYRPVLANDALKKDFGFVPSKTSAEAFDAYLATHPGVARR from the coding sequence ATGAGCGGGGCGGATGCCGGCGGCGCGCGGGTGCTGGTCACGGGCGGCGGCGGATTCCTCGGCACGCACGTCGCGCGGGCGCTGGTGGCCAAGCCGGATGTCGCGCTGGTTGTCGCCGGCGACGTCCGCTCACCGGTGGAGCCCGTTCCCGGCGTCGTGTACGAGTCGCTCGATGTCACCCTGCCCGATGGCGTGGCCCCGATCCTCGAACGTCACGGCATCGACGTCGTGGTGCATCTCGCGGCGATCGTGAGTCCCGGCCGCGACCACGCGATGGAATACCGCGTCGACGTCGGCGGCACCCGCCACGTCCTGGAGGCGTGCCTGGCAGCCCGGGTGCGCCGCATCGTGGTGTCGTCGTCCGGCGCGGCATACGGGTATCACGCCGACAACCCGGAGTGGCTGCGCGAGAGCGACCCTGTGCGCGGCAGCGACGAATTCGCCTACTCGCTGCACAAGCGCCTCGTCGAGGAGATGCTCGCGTCATACCGAGCGGAGCATCCCGAATTGCAGCAGGTCGTGTTCCGCATCGGCACGATTCTCGGACCGACCGTCTCGAATCAGATCACCGCCCTGTGGGACGGGCGCCGCGTCCTCGCGGTGCGCGGTTCGGAATCGCCGTTCGTCTTCGTCTGGGTCGACGACATCGCCGCGGCCATGGCCCGGGCCGCGACCGACGGGCCCGCCGGCATCTACAACGTCGCGGGCGACGGGCGGCTCACGGTGCACGAGATCGCCGCGCGCCTCGGCAAGCCCGTGCTGACGATCCCCGCGTGGGCGCTGGCGCTGGCCCTGCGCGTCGGCCGCGCCCTGCGGCTGACCGTGCACGGGCCCGAGCAGGTCGGGTTCCTGCAGTATCGGCCCGTGCTCGCCAACGACGCGCTGAAGAAGGACTTCGGGTTCGTTCCGTCGAAAACCAGTGCCGAAGCCTTCGACGCGTATCTCGCGACGCACCCGGGCGTGGCGCGCCGCTGA
- a CDS encoding NAD(P)-binding domain-containing protein, with product MHAQYAVIGAGPSGLAAARALSRAGLEFVGYEAAAGVGGLWDIDNPRSTMYESAHLISSRTTTQFAEFPMATDVDYPGHRTLLQYFRAYAERFGLTARFQFDTRVTGIERRGDGSWTMTATGPHGSTTETYAGVILANGTLAEPNVPRFPGTFDGDLLHTSAYKRANSLAGKRVLIIGAGNSGCDIAVDAVHHAASVDMSVRRGYYFVPRYLFGRPADTLNQGRPLPARIKQFIDTRVLRAFTGDPSRFGFPKPDYRIYESHPIVNTLLLNHVGQGDLRIRPDVARFDGSTVHFRDGTTGEYDTVLLATGYTLDYPFVDRAELNWTGWSPHLFLNIFPPQIRGLFVMGMIEASGIGWQGRYEQAELIAAYLSAPAERQLEFRRRLAADPWPDLTGGYRYLGLERMSYYVNKDAYRRAVREAVESLQATQPGARRGGGRSSRKAGSA from the coding sequence ATGCACGCGCAGTATGCCGTCATCGGTGCGGGTCCATCCGGCCTGGCCGCGGCCCGTGCCCTGTCACGGGCGGGGCTGGAGTTCGTCGGCTACGAAGCCGCCGCGGGCGTCGGCGGGCTCTGGGACATCGACAATCCGCGCTCGACGATGTACGAGTCGGCGCACCTCATCTCCTCGCGCACGACGACGCAGTTCGCCGAGTTCCCGATGGCGACCGATGTCGACTACCCGGGGCACCGCACGCTGCTGCAGTATTTCCGCGCCTACGCCGAGCGGTTCGGGCTGACCGCGAGGTTCCAGTTCGACACCAGGGTCACCGGGATCGAGCGCCGGGGCGACGGGTCGTGGACGATGACGGCGACGGGTCCGCACGGCAGCACGACCGAGACCTATGCCGGGGTGATCCTCGCCAACGGCACCCTCGCCGAGCCGAACGTCCCCCGCTTCCCCGGCACGTTCGACGGCGACCTGCTGCACACCAGCGCCTACAAGCGCGCGAACTCGCTCGCCGGCAAGCGCGTGCTGATCATCGGCGCCGGCAACTCCGGCTGCGACATCGCTGTGGATGCCGTGCACCACGCGGCATCCGTCGACATGAGCGTGCGCCGCGGGTACTACTTCGTCCCCCGCTACCTGTTCGGCCGGCCCGCCGACACCCTCAACCAGGGGCGGCCGCTGCCGGCGCGAATCAAGCAGTTCATCGACACCCGGGTGCTGCGCGCGTTCACCGGTGACCCGTCCCGGTTCGGGTTTCCGAAGCCCGACTACCGCATCTACGAATCACACCCCATCGTCAACACGCTGCTGCTGAACCACGTGGGTCAGGGGGACCTGCGGATCCGGCCCGACGTCGCGCGCTTCGACGGGAGCACGGTGCACTTCCGCGACGGCACGACGGGCGAGTACGACACCGTGCTGCTGGCCACCGGCTACACGCTGGACTACCCGTTCGTCGACCGGGCGGAGCTGAACTGGACAGGCTGGTCGCCCCACCTGTTCCTCAACATCTTCCCGCCGCAGATCCGGGGCCTGTTCGTGATGGGGATGATCGAGGCGTCCGGCATCGGCTGGCAGGGCCGGTACGAGCAGGCCGAGCTCATCGCGGCGTATCTGTCGGCACCCGCCGAGCGACAGCTGGAGTTTCGCCGCCGGCTGGCCGCGGACCCCTGGCCCGACCTCACCGGCGGCTACCGGTACCTGGGGTTGGAGCGGATGTCGTACTACGTCAACAAGGACGCCTACCGCCGCGCCGTGCGCGAGGCGGTCGAATCACTGCAGGCCACCCAGCCCGGCGCGCGTCGCGGCGGCGGGCGCTCGTCGCGGAAGGCAGGGTCGGCATGA
- a CDS encoding HPr family phosphocarrier protein, producing MTQLTRTVRVGSSHGLHARPAKLFAQAAKNAGIPITISKDAGTPTNAASILGVIALGVERGDYVTLTADGDGAEAALDALAELLATDFDSE from the coding sequence ATGACCCAGCTCACCCGCACGGTCCGCGTCGGCTCGTCACACGGCCTCCACGCCCGCCCCGCGAAACTGTTCGCGCAGGCGGCCAAGAACGCCGGCATCCCCATCACGATCTCCAAGGATGCCGGAACGCCCACGAATGCGGCGAGCATCCTCGGCGTCATCGCGCTCGGCGTCGAGCGTGGCGACTACGTGACACTGACCGCCGACGGCGACGGCGCCGAAGCAGCACTCGATGCCCTTGCCGAACTGCTGGCGACCGACTTCGACTCCGAATGA
- a CDS encoding PTS mannitol transporter subunit IICB — MTSTSATSKQGGNKARVGVQRFGTYLSGMIMPNIPALIAWGIFTAFFIAAGFTPNADLETIVGPFIHYLLPLLIAYTGGNIVYGVRGGVVAAIATMGAIAGSDLLIANFNAGLPEGADQLGQVHMFIGAMIMAPLAAYTMKWLDSLWEGKIKAGFEMLVNMFSAGIWGFVMAIVGFYPIAWLVNGLMSTLSNAVEWLVELNLLPLTSILIEPAKVLFLNNAINHGVLTPLGIQQAADEGSSILFLLEANPGPGLGLLLAFAFFGLGAARASAPGAALIQFVGGIHEVYFPYALMKPVLIVALIGGGMTGVTTNMLLGGALRAPAAPGSIIAVLAQTAVGSYFAVILSVILSAAVTFLIASVILRASRKRDLAAMAATDDAFGAAITQTEAAKGKSSDALSGLRGGAATEAGGGIEPAVMTEREIKNIVFACDAGMGSSAMGASVLRNKIKKAGIEDVTVVNKAIANLDSSADLVITQNQLTDRARQKTPNAVHVSVDNFMNSPKYEEVVDLVRAQHDGA; from the coding sequence ATGACATCGACGTCAGCCACCTCAAAGCAGGGGGGGAACAAAGCGCGCGTCGGGGTTCAGCGCTTCGGCACCTACCTCTCCGGCATGATCATGCCCAACATCCCGGCGCTCATCGCCTGGGGCATCTTCACGGCGTTCTTCATCGCGGCGGGGTTCACCCCCAACGCCGACCTTGAGACGATCGTCGGCCCGTTCATCCACTACCTGCTCCCCCTGCTGATCGCCTACACCGGTGGAAACATCGTCTACGGCGTGCGCGGCGGTGTCGTCGCCGCCATCGCGACGATGGGTGCGATCGCCGGTTCCGACCTGCTCATCGCCAACTTCAACGCGGGCCTGCCGGAGGGCGCCGACCAGCTCGGCCAGGTGCACATGTTCATCGGCGCGATGATCATGGCGCCGCTGGCGGCCTACACGATGAAGTGGCTCGACAGCCTGTGGGAGGGCAAGATCAAGGCGGGCTTCGAGATGCTCGTCAACATGTTCTCCGCCGGCATCTGGGGCTTCGTCATGGCCATCGTCGGGTTCTACCCGATCGCCTGGCTCGTGAACGGCCTGATGAGCACGCTCAGCAACGCGGTGGAGTGGCTGGTCGAGCTGAACCTGCTGCCGCTGACGAGCATCCTGATCGAGCCCGCCAAGGTGCTGTTCCTCAACAACGCCATCAACCACGGCGTGCTCACCCCGCTGGGCATCCAGCAGGCAGCCGATGAGGGCTCGTCGATCCTGTTCCTCCTCGAGGCCAACCCCGGCCCCGGCCTGGGCCTGCTGCTGGCGTTCGCGTTCTTCGGTCTCGGCGCCGCGCGCGCCTCGGCCCCGGGCGCTGCGCTCATCCAGTTCGTCGGTGGCATCCACGAGGTGTACTTCCCGTACGCCCTCATGAAGCCGGTCCTCATCGTCGCCCTCATCGGTGGCGGCATGACCGGTGTCACCACCAACATGCTCCTCGGCGGCGCGCTGCGTGCCCCGGCAGCACCGGGCAGCATCATCGCGGTGCTGGCGCAGACAGCGGTCGGCTCCTACTTCGCCGTGATCCTCTCGGTGATCCTCTCGGCCGCGGTCACGTTCCTCATCGCCTCGGTGATCCTGCGAGCCTCGCGCAAGCGGGACCTCGCGGCGATGGCGGCGACCGACGACGCGTTCGGCGCGGCGATCACGCAGACCGAGGCGGCCAAGGGCAAGTCGTCCGACGCGCTCAGCGGCCTGCGCGGCGGCGCGGCGACCGAAGCCGGCGGCGGCATCGAGCCGGCCGTCATGACCGAGCGCGAGATCAAGAACATCGTGTTCGCGTGCGACGCGGGCATGGGTTCCTCGGCGATGGGCGCCAGCGTCCTGCGCAACAAGATCAAGAAGGCAGGCATCGAGGATGTCACGGTCGTCAACAAGGCGATCGCGAACCTCGACTCCAGCGCCGACCTGGTCATCACGCAGAACCAGCTGACCGACCGGGCACGGCAGAAGACGCCGAACGCGGTTCACGTGTCGGTGGACAACTTCATGAACTCTCCGAAGTACGAAGAGGTCGTGGACCTGGTGCGCGCGCAGCACGACGGGGCCTGA
- a CDS encoding PTS sugar transporter subunit IIA, with amino-acid sequence MTRARQDRLLTLLTREGDWLTAATMADALGVTPRSVRSYVTAVNARVPGTAIESGPQGYRAGPDATAALRAGNEAATPRDRLHTLVRTLLDEDDGIDVFETAERLYVSPATIDADLARVRGLLGGTELTLERSAARARLRGTEAAQRRLLSRLAHDEMEAGSFDLEALRRTLGTQSVGAQAFGPFKTELVAGLGELGYFVNELGIADVVMHIAIAADRVSRDRALDGGGTDDDPARAEISALIDRLSVAHLGVSLGAGDLAHLATLILTRIVAPGEGPADRARDRLDPEVERVVREMVESAASEFLVDIAHEDFVLRLALHVQNLMHRAREQAWSRNPLTRSLKSTYPMIFEVAVFIASGLADRLGIPLMDDEIAYIAMHVGGRLERSRRADQLLTATIVCPGYYELHELLRSSIDRSLGQAVEVVGVETRADPDWAGIQTDLVLTTIDPPTPNDRFVRIQPFLTDGDVERVQAAAGRVRRGRRLARLRAELERYFSPAAFIRGLDGGDEEAVIRRLGGLLVAEGVIDEDYVQRTIERERLSSTAFTDALAVPHAIGMTATRTAIAIGIAEPSIAWGEGRVQVVAFTAFSESDRAAFQTVFEQFVEVFSERESVQRIVRRGTDFAAFLDELVAVIDG; translated from the coding sequence GTGACCAGAGCCAGGCAGGACCGCCTCCTGACGCTGCTCACCCGCGAAGGCGACTGGCTGACGGCCGCCACGATGGCCGACGCGCTGGGGGTGACCCCCCGCAGCGTCCGCAGCTACGTCACCGCGGTCAACGCGCGCGTGCCCGGCACCGCGATCGAATCCGGTCCGCAGGGCTACCGGGCGGGACCGGACGCCACGGCGGCGCTCCGCGCCGGAAACGAGGCGGCCACCCCCCGCGACCGCCTGCACACCCTCGTGCGGACGCTCCTGGACGAAGACGACGGCATCGACGTGTTCGAGACCGCCGAGCGCCTGTACGTCAGTCCCGCCACGATCGACGCGGACCTGGCGCGCGTACGAGGGCTGCTCGGCGGCACCGAGCTGACGCTGGAGCGCTCCGCCGCGCGAGCGCGCCTGCGCGGCACCGAAGCCGCCCAGCGGCGGCTGCTCAGCCGCCTCGCCCACGACGAGATGGAAGCCGGGTCGTTCGACCTCGAGGCGCTGCGCCGGACGCTGGGCACGCAGTCGGTCGGGGCGCAGGCGTTCGGGCCGTTCAAGACCGAGCTGGTGGCGGGGCTGGGAGAGCTCGGCTACTTCGTCAACGAGCTCGGCATCGCCGACGTCGTCATGCACATCGCCATCGCCGCCGACCGCGTCTCACGGGACCGCGCACTGGACGGCGGCGGCACCGACGACGACCCGGCGCGCGCCGAGATCAGTGCGCTGATCGACCGGCTGAGCGTCGCGCACCTGGGGGTCAGCCTCGGCGCGGGCGACCTCGCGCACCTCGCGACGCTCATCCTCACCCGCATCGTGGCCCCCGGTGAGGGGCCCGCCGATCGGGCGCGGGACCGACTCGACCCCGAGGTGGAGCGGGTCGTGCGCGAGATGGTGGAGTCGGCGGCATCCGAATTCCTCGTCGACATCGCCCACGAGGACTTCGTGCTGCGCCTGGCGCTGCACGTGCAGAACCTGATGCACCGTGCCCGTGAACAGGCCTGGTCGCGCAATCCGCTCACCCGCTCGCTCAAGTCGACCTATCCGATGATCTTCGAAGTCGCCGTGTTCATCGCCAGCGGGCTGGCCGATCGCCTCGGCATCCCGCTCATGGACGACGAGATCGCCTACATCGCGATGCACGTCGGCGGGCGCCTGGAGCGCAGCCGCCGCGCCGATCAGCTGCTGACGGCGACGATCGTGTGCCCCGGCTACTACGAGCTGCATGAACTGCTGCGCTCGAGCATCGACCGCTCACTCGGGCAGGCCGTGGAGGTCGTGGGTGTCGAGACGCGGGCGGACCCCGATTGGGCCGGCATCCAGACCGACCTCGTGCTCACCACGATCGACCCGCCGACGCCGAACGACCGCTTCGTGCGCATCCAGCCGTTCCTCACCGACGGCGACGTGGAGCGCGTCCAGGCCGCGGCGGGGCGGGTGCGTCGCGGTCGCAGGCTGGCGCGGCTGCGCGCGGAGCTGGAGCGCTACTTCTCACCGGCGGCGTTCATCCGCGGCCTGGACGGCGGTGACGAGGAAGCCGTCATCCGCAGGCTCGGCGGGCTGCTGGTGGCCGAGGGGGTCATCGACGAGGACTACGTGCAGCGCACGATCGAGCGGGAGCGGTTGTCGTCGACGGCGTTCACCGACGCGCTGGCGGTGCCACACGCCATCGGGATGACCGCGACGCGCACTGCCATTGCGATCGGCATCGCCGAACCCTCCATCGCGTGGGGGGAGGGGCGCGTACAGGTCGTCGCGTTCACGGCGTTCTCGGAGAGCGACCGTGCCGCGTTCCAGACCGTGTTCGAGCAGTTCGTCGAGGTGTTCAGCGAGCGGGAGAGCGTGCAGCGAATCGTCCGCCGCGGCACCGACTTCGCCGCGTTCCTGGACGAGCTGGTCGCCGTCATCGACGGCTGA
- a CDS encoding mannitol-1-phosphate 5-dehydrogenase: protein MKAVHFGAGNIGRGFVGLLLHEGGYELVFSDVAAPLVDAINAADEYTVHEVGEGGVDKVVTGFRAINSQTDPQAVIDEIATADIVTTAVGPTILRFVAPHIVAGLATRDPSLPPLTIMACENAINATDLLRDEIRAQAEGAWDAIAGSAIFANTAVDRIVPAQAPGEGVDVTVEPFFEWAIEAPPFSGNLPSIPGAHFVEDLAPYIERKLFTVNTGHAATAYFGARAGVDTIAAALSDPTIAADVATALEETSALLVAKHALDPGDMAEYRATILRRFANPALPDTVWRVGRQPLRKLSRHERFVGPAAEAAERGLPVAGLVAAMGAALEFDDAEDPQSVDLQRLLREQDAATFTASVTGLESDHPLFPAVLAVVQTRQGALA from the coding sequence ATGAAGGCCGTCCACTTCGGCGCCGGCAACATCGGGCGCGGGTTCGTCGGGCTGCTGCTGCACGAAGGCGGCTACGAACTCGTCTTCTCCGACGTTGCCGCTCCCCTGGTCGATGCGATCAACGCCGCCGACGAGTACACCGTGCACGAGGTCGGCGAGGGCGGTGTCGACAAGGTCGTCACCGGCTTCCGCGCGATCAACAGCCAGACCGACCCGCAGGCCGTCATCGACGAGATCGCCACGGCCGACATCGTCACCACGGCCGTCGGGCCCACCATCCTGCGTTTCGTCGCCCCGCACATCGTCGCCGGTCTCGCCACGCGTGACCCCTCGCTGCCGCCGCTGACGATCATGGCGTGCGAGAACGCCATCAACGCCACGGACCTGCTGCGCGACGAGATCCGCGCGCAGGCCGAGGGCGCGTGGGATGCGATCGCCGGCAGCGCGATCTTCGCCAACACCGCCGTCGACCGCATCGTGCCGGCCCAGGCGCCGGGCGAGGGTGTCGACGTCACGGTGGAGCCGTTCTTCGAGTGGGCGATCGAGGCTCCCCCGTTCAGCGGCAACCTGCCCTCGATCCCGGGTGCCCACTTCGTCGAGGACCTCGCGCCGTACATCGAGCGCAAGCTCTTCACGGTGAACACCGGCCACGCCGCCACGGCGTACTTCGGTGCCCGCGCCGGGGTCGACACCATCGCCGCGGCGCTGTCGGATCCGACCATCGCCGCCGACGTCGCGACCGCGCTGGAGGAGACCTCCGCGCTGCTGGTGGCCAAGCACGCGCTGGACCCGGGGGACATGGCCGAGTACCGCGCCACGATCCTGCGCCGCTTCGCCAACCCCGCCCTGCCCGACACGGTGTGGCGGGTGGGCCGCCAGCCGCTGCGCAAGCTGTCGCGTCACGAGCGCTTCGTCGGCCCCGCGGCCGAAGCAGCCGAACGCGGTCTGCCGGTCGCGGGACTGGTGGCGGCCATGGGCGCGGCGCTGGAATTCGACGACGCCGAAGACCCGCAGTCGGTCGACCTGCAGCGGCTGCTGCGCGAACAGGATGCCGCGACGTTCACGGCATCCGTCACCGGGCTCGAGTCCGACCACCCGCTGTTCCCTGCCGTCCTGGCCGTCGTGCAGACACGCCAGGGCGCGCTGGCCTGA
- a CDS encoding PTS sugar transporter subunit IIA, with protein sequence MARDVLNVGQVRIHSGSVSREDAMREAADILQAAGAVTNAYFDAMQQREETVSTYMGNELAIPHGTNETKATILDSALSFVRYDGGVDWDGNPVTFVVGIAGKGDEHLEILSQIALLFSDDDEVAKLKQAQTPEELYALLSAVNAS encoded by the coding sequence ATGGCACGTGACGTCCTCAACGTGGGACAGGTCCGCATCCACTCCGGCTCGGTGAGCCGTGAGGACGCGATGAGGGAGGCCGCTGACATCCTGCAGGCCGCCGGGGCCGTCACGAACGCGTACTTCGACGCGATGCAGCAGCGCGAGGAGACGGTCTCGACCTACATGGGCAACGAGCTGGCGATCCCGCACGGCACGAACGAGACGAAGGCGACCATCCTCGACTCGGCACTGTCGTTCGTGCGCTATGACGGCGGCGTGGACTGGGACGGCAACCCGGTGACGTTCGTGGTGGGCATCGCCGGCAAGGGCGACGAGCACCTCGAGATCCTGTCGCAGATCGCCCTGCTGTTCTCCGACGACGACGAGGTGGCCAAGCTCAAGCAGGCCCAGACCCCCGAAGAGCTGTACGCCCTGCTGTCCGCGGTCAACGCATCATGA
- a CDS encoding bile acid:sodium symporter family protein translates to MNPDEVVLNFTPGTLMILNVVLALIMLGIALDTSLDDFRVVARKPKPFAIAILAQLLVLPAVTLGLTLLLPVSASMALGMILVACCPPGNISQVLTHRSGGNVALSVSMTAVGNLLYIVALPFSIAFWGSLRTDTRDLLSAVSLNGWQMLLEILLIIGVPFVVGLAVREKLPRVAARVQPFVKWFSLLALVGFIVAALAGNWAYFVAFLGVIVVVVTIHDAVALGIGYGTAVVGGLGTRERKAMTFEVGIRNAGLGLGLVFTFFGGLGGMAIVAGWWGIWDIIAGLLVAALWARHTRRRTGSATGDASRHAVAADGAGGTA, encoded by the coding sequence ATGAATCCCGACGAAGTGGTGCTCAACTTCACCCCAGGCACGCTCATGATCCTCAACGTCGTGCTGGCTCTCATCATGCTCGGCATCGCGCTGGACACCTCGCTCGACGACTTCCGCGTGGTGGCCCGCAAGCCGAAGCCCTTCGCCATCGCGATCCTCGCGCAGCTGCTCGTGCTGCCCGCCGTCACGCTCGGGCTCACGCTGCTGCTGCCGGTGAGCGCCTCGATGGCGCTCGGCATGATCCTGGTGGCGTGCTGCCCGCCCGGCAACATCTCGCAGGTGCTCACGCACCGCTCCGGCGGCAACGTCGCCCTGTCGGTGTCGATGACCGCCGTCGGCAACCTGCTCTACATCGTGGCGCTGCCCTTCAGCATCGCGTTCTGGGGGTCGCTGCGGACCGACACCCGCGACCTGCTGTCGGCGGTGTCGCTCAACGGCTGGCAGATGCTGCTGGAGATCCTCCTGATCATCGGGGTGCCCTTCGTCGTGGGCCTCGCGGTGCGCGAGAAGCTTCCCCGTGTCGCCGCGCGGGTGCAGCCCTTCGTGAAGTGGTTCTCGCTGCTGGCGCTGGTGGGATTCATCGTCGCGGCGCTCGCGGGCAACTGGGCGTATTTCGTGGCGTTCCTCGGGGTCATCGTCGTGGTCGTGACGATCCACGACGCCGTCGCCCTCGGGATCGGCTACGGCACCGCGGTCGTGGGGGGCCTGGGCACCCGGGAGCGCAAGGCGATGACGTTCGAGGTCGGCATCCGCAACGCCGGTCTCGGGTTGGGACTGGTGTTCACCTTCTTCGGGGGCCTGGGCGGCATGGCGATCGTCGCGGGCTGGTGGGGCATCTGGGACATCATCGCGGGGCTGCTGGTCGCCGCCCTCTGGGCACGGCACACCCGGCGGCGCACCGGGTCGGCCACGGGAGACGCGTCGCGGCATGCGGTTGCGGCGGACGGTGCCGGGGGCACGGCATGA
- the ptsP gene encoding phosphoenolpyruvate--protein phosphotransferase, whose product MTELRGVGIGLGVAQGPVARMSEPLPAPADTASEQEPEQERERARAAVTAVARELEQRGAKAGGAARDVLEAQAMMAEDPSLLDEVDGRIAQGKTAEFAVFDAFVRFREQLTAMGGYLGERAADLDDVAQRVIAHLRGVPAPGVPDPGHPFVLVAKDLAPADTALLDLDKVLALVTTEGGPTSHTAILAREKSIVAVVGAVGAKDLLEGETVIVDAAAGVVTTSPSQEDLSRAENRAAARASAATAPITPGALADGTRVPLLANLGKPEGAAEAVELGAEGVGLFRTEFLFLSSASAPTVEQQREAYTKLLAAFPGQKVVVRVLDAGADKPLAFLNDAHEENPALGLRGLRALRASEDILREQLTALAQADDATEADLWVMAPMVSTVEETRYFTEIARDYGVKTAGVMVEVPSSALLADKVLAIADFASIGTNDLTQYTLAADRLLGSVAAFQDPWHPAVLRLIREVGAAGIANGKPVGICGEAAADPLLAVVLVGLGATTLSMAPTAIADVRASLLMYTLDDAKRIAEAALTADDAGGARIAAQQAATREKETQS is encoded by the coding sequence ATGACTGAACTGCGCGGAGTGGGAATCGGCCTGGGCGTTGCCCAAGGACCGGTCGCGCGCATGTCCGAGCCCCTGCCCGCGCCCGCCGATACGGCCAGCGAGCAGGAGCCCGAACAGGAGCGCGAGCGCGCCCGCGCGGCAGTGACCGCCGTCGCCCGTGAGCTCGAACAGCGCGGCGCCAAGGCCGGCGGCGCGGCGCGGGATGTGCTGGAAGCGCAGGCCATGATGGCCGAGGACCCGTCGCTGCTGGACGAGGTCGACGGGCGGATCGCCCAGGGCAAGACCGCGGAGTTCGCCGTGTTCGACGCGTTCGTACGGTTCCGCGAGCAGCTGACGGCCATGGGCGGATACCTCGGCGAGCGTGCCGCCGACCTCGACGATGTCGCACAGCGCGTCATCGCGCACCTGCGCGGCGTCCCGGCCCCCGGCGTGCCCGACCCCGGCCACCCGTTCGTGCTCGTCGCCAAGGACCTCGCCCCCGCCGATACGGCGCTGCTGGATCTGGACAAGGTGCTGGCGCTGGTCACCACGGAAGGCGGACCCACCTCGCACACCGCGATCCTCGCGCGCGAGAAGTCGATCGTCGCCGTCGTGGGCGCCGTCGGCGCGAAGGACCTCCTCGAGGGTGAGACCGTGATCGTCGACGCCGCTGCCGGTGTCGTGACCACCTCCCCCAGCCAGGAGGACCTGTCCCGCGCCGAGAATCGCGCGGCCGCCCGGGCATCGGCGGCAACCGCCCCGATCACCCCGGGCGCCCTCGCCGACGGCACCCGCGTGCCACTGCTGGCCAACCTCGGCAAGCCGGAAGGCGCCGCCGAGGCCGTCGAACTGGGCGCGGAGGGCGTAGGACTCTTCCGTACCGAGTTCCTGTTCCTCAGCTCCGCCTCGGCGCCCACCGTCGAGCAGCAGCGCGAGGCGTATACGAAGCTGCTGGCCGCGTTCCCGGGTCAGAAAGTGGTCGTACGAGTGCTGGACGCCGGCGCCGACAAGCCGCTGGCGTTCCTCAACGACGCCCACGAGGAGAACCCGGCACTGGGCCTGCGGGGCCTGCGCGCCCTGCGCGCGAGCGAGGACATCCTGCGTGAGCAGCTGACCGCGCTGGCGCAGGCGGATGACGCCACCGAGGCGGACCTGTGGGTCATGGCGCCGATGGTGTCCACCGTCGAGGAGACCCGGTACTTCACCGAGATCGCCCGCGACTACGGCGTCAAGACCGCCGGAGTCATGGTCGAGGTGCCCTCCTCGGCGTTGCTCGCCGACAAGGTGCTCGCCATCGCCGACTTCGCCTCGATCGGCACGAACGACCTGACGCAGTACACCCTCGCCGCCGACCGGCTGCTGGGCTCGGTCGCCGCCTTCCAGGACCCGTGGCACCCCGCCGTGCTGCGCCTCATCCGCGAGGTGGGCGCCGCCGGCATCGCCAACGGCAAACCGGTCGGCATCTGCGGCGAGGCGGCAGCAGACCCGCTGCTGGCCGTCGTGCTCGTCGGGCTCGGCGCCACCACGCTGTCGATGGCGCCGACGGCGATCGCCGATGTGCGCGCCAGTTTGCTCATGTACACCCTCGACGATGCCAAGCGCATCGCCGAAGCCGCCCTCACCGCGGATGACGCGGGGGGAGCCCGAATCGCGGCCCAGCAGGCCGCAACCCGAGAGAAGGAGACACAATCATGA